From the Paenibacillus tianjinensis genome, the window CGAACTTGTATATTTCGGGAAGAGCCTTGACTTCTTTGGTTTGTTTTTTGGTAAGTGTCAGATGAATGTCAATATCAAACGCTCCACCAGAGGGCAGGCACAATCCGGATAGAATACCATTCGAACTCAAATCCTTAACCCGGACAACATAGTTCCACCCTTTGCGTTCCATATGCGCAAAATTGTTGTAACTTTCATACCCTCGATCGGCGATAACAATCGTTTTTCCTTGAATCGGGGAACGGTCAACCATAGCAGCCAGCGCCTTTCCCTCGTTACACAATCTTCGTGGCTGAACGATGGCATCTACGTAAAGTCTGTTGCATAAGTCATAGGCTGCGTTCAAATGCAGAAGGTTGTAGCCTTTCATATTCGGTTGACTTTGGAAATAGGTGTCCGTATCCGACCGGTCCGTTGCGATATGCAAATCCGAACCGTCAATGGCCAGTAATTGATACCCTCGGTAGCGCTTGATATCCGTATAGGACTCTGTAAATTTGTGAAACAAGAATTCTACAGCAGAGGGCAGGATTTTATTCCTCTGCTGGACAAAAGCAGAAGTGGTTGCGGTGGATACGTCGTAGCCCTGCGATTCCAAGAGTTCCTTATATAGGCTGTTTCCTCCCATAGAAATCAGGAGGTGCATAACCGTTTCAAAGGGCAGCTTTTTCTTTCGGGTAAAATCTTTTTCTGGGTTTTTGACAAAAGGTGCGG encodes:
- a CDS encoding IS4 family transposase, with protein sequence MNEYANALKETLTSLIREMSAEPAPFVKNPEKDFTRKKKLPFETVMHLLISMGGNSLYKELLESQGYDVSTATTSAFVQQRNKILPSAVEFLFHKFTESYTDIKRYRGYQLLAIDGSDLHIATDRSDTDTYFQSQPNMKGYNLLHLNAAYDLCNRLYVDAIVQPRRLCNEGKALAAMVDRSPIQGKTIVIADRGYESYNNFAHMERKGWNYVVRVKDLSSNGILSGLCLPSGGAFDIDIHLTLTKKQTKEVKALPEIYKFVPSTSTFDFLDLRENLFYPISFRVVRFILPSGVYETVITNLSAADFPPGEIKSIYNMRWGIETSFRALKYTVGLTSFHAKKQESIAQEIFARMILYNFVEMTTSHVVISQTDKRHPYQVNFTVAVHVCRHFLRSRDDEPPPDVEALIRKNILPIRSLRPGQQNTRKIRWKSVVSFVYRVA